One window of the Montipora foliosa isolate CH-2021 chromosome 4, ASM3666993v2, whole genome shotgun sequence genome contains the following:
- the LOC137999611 gene encoding adenosine receptor A1-like: protein METNHTKQVGANGNQTLLSTCFAVVLILTFLFNVTSNLLVLLILSRNQRLRTRTNFFIANLCVVDLTAGILLIPAAIDSLFIQTETRRTSYKLFCQFFGFVNSFYGVASSLAVAVIALDRYHSILNCLRYETIVTQRRTVFVITWTWLQAIVVSICPILGWGHFSLNPNQLCSRCIRDNQGFILLKTVTCVLFPYLITVFCYTRIHIVARRHAKTIVSIKVRDATNKTKGVNLSASKKTIMVYVVLGVYTICWIPLYTLNVLILFYPVAKIPNELLLIATLLTLLNSACNPIMYALITSQFRNGLKRVYRRIRRSIFAGDVRQLNPNGPRGDSRSSWTFTRSSARRIMANQEQNALPRPKLVLDSSRACAIIREESSMIAGFPDKVRDLTTPVYPLTLQVPTQETYKSKLTKIVPAQAKTVKKNGWVEN, encoded by the coding sequence ATGGAAACAAATCATACAAAACAAGTTGGGGCTAATGGAAACCAGACATTGCTTTCAACATGTTTTGCCGTTGTGTTGattttaacgtttttatttaacgTGACTTCAAACTTGTTGGTGTTGCTCATCTTATCTCGCAACCAACGCCTTCGTACGCGCACAAACTTTTTCATTGCAAACTTGTGCGTTGTGGATTTAACCGCCGGCATTCTGTTAATACCCGCAGCCATTGATTCGCTTTTCATTCAGACAGAAACGCGACGAACGAGCTACAAGttgttttgccaattttttgGATTCGTTAACTCATTTTATGGGGTGGCCTCTTCTCTCGCTGTAGCGGTAATCGCATTGGACCGATACCACAGTATCCTTAACTGCCTACGATATGAAACAATCGTAACGCAACGAAGAACAGTATTTGTTATTACATGGACGTGGCTTCAAGCAATTGTGGTCTCTATATGTCCCATTCTTGGTTGGGGACATTTCTCGCTTAACCCAAATCAACTCTGCTCAAGATGTATAAGGGATAACCAAGGgtttattttgttgaaaactgTAACCTGCGTTCTTTTTCCGTACTTGATCACCGTCTTCTGTTACACTAGAATACATATTGTGGCAAGGAGACATGCTAAAACTATTGTAAGCATTAAAGTTCGAGATGCAACAAACAAAACCAAAGGCGTTAATTTATCAGCTTCAAAGAAAACGATCATGGTATACGTTGTATTAGGGGTGTATACTATTTGTTGGATTCCTTTATATACTTTGAATGTTTTAATACTCTTCTATCCTGTAGCAAAAATCCCCAATGAACTGTTATTAATTGCTACTTTATTAACTCTTCTTAATTCCGCTTGTAACCCTATAATGTATGCATTGATAACAAGTCAGTTTCGCAACGGTTTAAAACGAGTTTATCGTCGAATACGAAGGAGTATTTTCGCTGGGGATGTGAGGCAACTCAATCCAAACGGACCCAGAGGGGATTCAAGAAGCTCCTGGACTTTTACAAGATCAAGTGCTAGAAGGATAATGGCTAATCAAGAACAAAACGCTTTGCCGAGACCAAAGCTGGTTTTGGACTCAAGTCGTGCGTGTGCTATCATAAGGGAGGAAAGCTCTATGATTGCCGGGTTTCCAGATAAAGTTCGAGATCTTACTACGCCCGTTTATCCGTTGACGTTACAAGTTCCGACCCAAGAAACATATAAAAGCAAGCTAACTAAAATTGTCCCCGCTCAGGCAAAAACTGTCAAGAAAAATGGATGGGTTGAAAATTAA